From one Gemella morbillorum genomic stretch:
- the rplO gene encoding 50S ribosomal protein L15: MKLHELQPVEGSRKERNRVGRGIGSGNGKTSGRGQKGQKARSGGGVRPGFEGGQNPLFRRIPKRGFNNVNRKEFAVVNLTDLNKFEDGTVVSPALLVETKVIKKELSGVKVLANGKLEKKLTVQAHKFSSSAKEAIEAAGGVCEVL; encoded by the coding sequence ATGAAATTACATGAATTACAACCAGTTGAAGGTTCTCGTAAAGAACGTAACAGAGTAGGTCGTGGGATTGGATCAGGAAATGGTAAAACTTCAGGACGTGGTCAAAAAGGACAAAAAGCACGTAGTGGTGGTGGAGTTCGCCCAGGATTTGAAGGTGGACAAAACCCATTATTCAGACGTATTCCAAAACGTGGATTTAACAACGTAAATAGAAAAGAATTTGCAGTTGTAAATCTTACTGATTTAAACAAATTCGAAGATGGTACAGTAGTATCACCTGCTCTATTAGTAGAAACAAAAGTTATTAAAAAAGAACTTTCAGGTGTTAAAGTATTAGCTAACGGTAAATTAGAGAAAAAATTAACTGTTCAAGCTCATAAATTCTCATCTTCAGCAAAAGAAGCTATTGAAGCCGCTGGAGGAGTTTGCGAGGTGCTATAA
- the rpsM gene encoding 30S ribosomal protein S13, translating to MARIAGVDIPREKRVVISLTYVYGIGLKTAQKILKEAGVSEDIRVKDLSGEQLDKIREIVDNYKTEGDLRREVSLNIKRLMEIGCYRGIRHRRGLPVRGQNTKNNSRTRKGPKKTVANKKK from the coding sequence ATGGCACGTATAGCAGGAGTTGATATTCCTCGTGAAAAACGAGTTGTTATATCATTAACTTATGTATATGGTATAGGTTTAAAAACTGCTCAAAAAATCTTAAAAGAAGCAGGAGTTTCTGAAGATATAAGAGTAAAAGACTTATCAGGTGAACAACTAGATAAAATTCGTGAAATCGTAGATAACTACAAAACAGAAGGTGACCTTCGTCGTGAAGTTTCATTAAACATCAAACGTCTAATGGAAATCGGATGTTACAGAGGTATTCGTCACCGTCGTGGACTTCCAGTAAGAGGGCAAAATACTAAGAACAACTCTCGTACTCGTAAAGGTCCTAAGAAAACAGTTGCGAACAAGAAAAAATAA
- the secY gene encoding preprotein translocase subunit SecY, with amino-acid sequence MFSATLNLFRVKETRNKILFTLFGIFLFRVGSYLPIPGVDADVLKAQDSAGLFGIFNTFAGGALQQFSVFAMGIMPYITASIVIQLMQMDVIPTLTEWSKQGEVGQKKTQKLTRVLAIILAFIQSLVMSYGFNNAYKGLIKDTSVLGFITVAIVLTAGTALLLWLGDQISQYGVGNGVSIIILAGIIARMPTEFFQIYESQIKDAENLTLAILKIVIVGIIVIGIVAAVVYMQEAIRKIPIQYSQARAGRRMLGARSTFLPLRVNSAGVIPVIFAIAFLQLPRTIAIFAPNNEKLQKIVAYFDFSHWIGLTLYVALIIAFCYFYVMVQVNPEKMADNLRKQGSFVPGVRPGKKTEQYITGILYRLTFVGSIFLAAVSVLPTIFTNLAKLPASVHIGGTSLIIVVSVALETVKQLNTQLTERNYRSFITGKKGGK; translated from the coding sequence ATGTTTAGTGCAACGCTTAATCTATTTCGAGTAAAAGAAACTCGTAACAAAATATTATTTACCTTATTTGGAATATTCTTATTCCGTGTAGGTTCATATTTACCGATACCAGGGGTAGATGCAGATGTGCTAAAAGCACAAGATTCAGCTGGTTTATTCGGAATATTTAATACATTTGCAGGAGGAGCATTACAACAGTTTTCTGTATTTGCTATGGGTATTATGCCATACATTACAGCTTCTATCGTAATTCAACTTATGCAAATGGATGTTATTCCTACATTAACTGAGTGGTCAAAACAAGGTGAAGTAGGACAAAAGAAAACACAAAAACTAACAAGAGTATTAGCAATTATATTAGCATTTATTCAATCATTAGTTATGTCTTATGGATTTAATAATGCTTATAAAGGATTAATTAAAGATACTTCAGTTCTTGGATTTATAACAGTAGCCATCGTATTAACAGCAGGGACTGCATTATTACTTTGGTTAGGGGATCAAATTTCACAGTATGGTGTAGGTAATGGTGTATCAATTATTATCTTAGCGGGTATTATTGCTCGTATGCCAACGGAATTCTTCCAAATTTATGAATCACAAATTAAAGATGCAGAAAACTTAACTTTAGCTATTTTAAAAATAGTTATAGTAGGAATTATTGTTATAGGCATTGTGGCTGCAGTTGTATATATGCAAGAAGCTATTCGTAAAATTCCTATTCAATACTCACAAGCAAGAGCTGGACGTAGAATGTTAGGAGCTCGTTCAACATTCTTACCATTGCGAGTTAATAGCGCAGGGGTAATTCCGGTAATCTTCGCTATCGCATTCTTGCAATTACCAAGAACAATTGCGATATTCGCGCCAAATAACGAAAAACTACAAAAAATTGTAGCGTATTTTGATTTCAGTCATTGGATTGGGTTAACTTTATACGTAGCATTGATTATAGCATTCTGTTATTTCTATGTAATGGTACAAGTAAATCCTGAAAAAATGGCAGATAACTTAAGAAAACAAGGAAGTTTTGTTCCAGGGGTTAGACCAGGTAAAAAAACTGAACAATACATTACAGGTATTTTATACAGACTAACGTTTGTAGGTTCAATATTCCTAGCAGCTGTTTCGGTTCTTCCAACAATATTCACAAATTTAGCTAAATTACCAGCATCTGTTCACATTGGTGGTACAAGTTTAATAATTGTTGTCAGTGTAGCGCTAGAGACAGTTAAACAACTTAATACACAATTAACAGAAAGAAACTATAGAAGTTTTATAACTGGAAAAAAAGGTGGTAAATAA
- a CDS encoding DNA-directed RNA polymerase subunit alpha — protein MLAIEKPKIQIIEESSDKRFGRFVVEPLERGYGTTLGNSLRRMLISSLPGAAARSIDIEGVQHEFQAIKGVVEDVTEIIMNVKNIAFIIHSEEEKVLSINVKGPAVVTAADIAIDSDVEVVNVDQHIATVAEGGHFEMLIYVGTGRGFVPADGNKRRDLPIGVIPIDSIYTPVSKVNYTVEKTRVGQSTDFDKLILDVTTNGTISANDALALASKILISHLELFMEMSEQAKAADILVAKEEDNKVQMLEMTIEELDLSVRSYNCLKRAGINTVQELAGKTEQEMIKVRNLGRKSLEEVKIKLQELELGFKDE, from the coding sequence ATGTTAGCAATAGAAAAACCAAAAATTCAAATCATTGAAGAATCATCAGATAAAAGATTTGGTCGCTTTGTAGTAGAACCATTAGAACGTGGTTATGGAACTACATTAGGTAATTCATTGAGAAGAATGTTAATCTCATCATTACCAGGAGCAGCAGCAAGAAGCATCGATATCGAAGGAGTTCAACATGAATTTCAAGCCATCAAAGGTGTGGTAGAAGATGTTACTGAAATTATTATGAATGTTAAAAACATTGCGTTTATTATTCATTCAGAAGAAGAAAAAGTATTATCAATTAATGTAAAAGGTCCAGCAGTTGTAACAGCAGCTGATATCGCTATCGATTCTGATGTAGAAGTAGTTAATGTTGATCAACACATTGCTACAGTAGCAGAAGGTGGACACTTTGAAATGCTTATTTATGTAGGTACTGGACGAGGATTTGTACCAGCTGATGGAAACAAACGCCGTGACTTACCAATCGGTGTTATTCCAATTGATTCAATTTACACACCGGTTTCTAAAGTAAACTACACTGTAGAAAAAACTAGGGTAGGACAAAGTACAGATTTTGATAAACTTATCTTAGATGTTACTACAAATGGTACAATTTCAGCTAACGACGCTTTAGCATTGGCATCAAAAATTTTAATTTCTCATTTAGAGTTATTTATGGAAATGTCAGAACAAGCAAAAGCTGCTGATATATTGGTAGCTAAAGAAGAAGATAACAAAGTTCAAATGTTAGAAATGACAATTGAAGAACTTGATTTATCAGTACGTAGTTATAACTGTTTAAAACGTGCAGGTATCAACACAGTACAAGAATTAGCTGGCAAAACAGAACAAGAAATGATTAAAGTAAGAAACCTAGGTCGTAAATCTCTAGAAGAAGTAAAAATTAAACTTCAAGAATTAGAACTAGGATTTAAAGATGAATAA
- the infA gene encoding translation initiation factor IF-1 — MAKDVIEVEGLVVENLPNAMFKVELENGHIILAHVSGKIRMNYIRILPGDKVTVEMSPYDLTKGRITYRFK, encoded by the coding sequence ATGGCAAAAGATGTCATTGAAGTAGAAGGTTTAGTAGTAGAAAACTTGCCGAATGCAATGTTTAAAGTAGAATTAGAAAATGGTCATATTATTTTAGCTCATGTTTCTGGAAAAATCAGAATGAATTATATAAGAATTTTACCAGGTGATAAAGTTACAGTAGAAATGAGTCCGTATGACCTGACAAAAGGTAGAATAACTTATAGATTCAAGTAA
- a CDS encoding adenylate kinase, whose protein sequence is MNIILMGLPGAGKGTQAEQIKENYPIPHISTGDMFRAAIKNETPLGKEAKSYIDKGQLVPDSVTIGLVEERLNQEDAKEGFLLDGFPRTVEQAEALDQILAKTNRKIDKVLNIDVDPSILLPRLTGRRICKQCGTTYHLIFNPTKVEGVCDKDGGELFQRSDDNEETVANRLEVNIKQTKPLLDFYSQKEGVVENINGDQDIKVVFQDVKQILDKLK, encoded by the coding sequence ATGAATATTATTTTAATGGGATTACCAGGAGCGGGGAAAGGTACTCAAGCAGAGCAAATTAAAGAGAATTATCCAATTCCACACATCTCAACAGGAGATATGTTTAGAGCTGCTATTAAAAACGAGACACCGCTTGGAAAAGAGGCTAAAAGTTATATTGACAAAGGACAACTTGTTCCTGACAGTGTAACTATAGGATTAGTTGAAGAAAGATTGAATCAAGAAGATGCAAAAGAAGGCTTTTTACTTGACGGTTTTCCAAGAACAGTAGAACAAGCTGAAGCCCTTGATCAAATTTTAGCGAAAACTAATAGAAAAATCGATAAAGTATTAAACATCGATGTAGATCCATCTATCTTGTTACCTCGTTTAACAGGTAGAAGAATCTGTAAACAATGTGGAACTACATATCACTTAATTTTCAATCCAACAAAAGTTGAAGGTGTTTGTGATAAAGATGGTGGAGAATTGTTCCAAAGAAGTGATGACAACGAAGAAACAGTTGCTAATCGCTTAGAAGTTAATATTAAACAAACAAAACCATTATTAGACTTTTACAGTCAAAAAGAAGGTGTAGTTGAAAATATTAACGGTGACCAAGACATCAAAGTAGTTTTCCAAGACGTAAAACAAATATTAGATAAACTGAAATAA
- the rpmJ gene encoding 50S ribosomal protein L36, with product MKVRPSVKKICDKCKVIRRGGKVLVICENAKHKQKQG from the coding sequence ATGAAAGTAAGACCATCAGTAAAAAAAATCTGTGACAAATGTAAAGTAATTCGTCGTGGTGGTAAAGTATTAGTGATTTGCGAAAACGCAAAACATAAACAAAAACAAGGATAA
- the rpsK gene encoding 30S ribosomal protein S11: protein MARKQQSRKRRVKKNIQNGIAHIRSTFNNSIVTITDEHGNAVSWSSAGALGFKGSRKSTPFAAQMASEAAAKQAMEHGMRYVDVTVKGPGAGREAAIRALQSAGLEVTSIKDVTPVPHNGCRPPKRRRV from the coding sequence ATGGCTCGTAAACAACAATCACGTAAACGTCGTGTGAAAAAAAATATACAAAACGGTATAGCTCACATTCGTTCTACATTCAATAACTCAATAGTAACAATAACAGATGAACATGGTAATGCAGTATCATGGTCAAGTGCAGGAGCACTAGGATTCAAAGGTTCTAGAAAATCTACTCCATTCGCAGCACAAATGGCAAGTGAAGCAGCAGCTAAACAAGCTATGGAACACGGAATGAGATATGTAGATGTAACAGTAAAAGGTCCAGGTGCAGGACGTGAAGCAGCTATCCGTGCATTACAATCTGCAGGACTAGAAGTTACATCAATCAAAGACGTAACTCCAGTTCCTCACAATGGATGTCGCCCACCTAAACGTCGTCGTGTATAA
- the rpmD gene encoding 50S ribosomal protein L30 codes for MTLKVTLTRSTIGRPKNQRKVVEALGLKKMNQTVEHKDNAAIRGMINKVSHLVTVEEK; via the coding sequence ATGACATTAAAAGTAACCCTAACTCGTAGTACTATTGGTCGTCCAAAGAATCAAAGAAAAGTTGTTGAAGCTCTTGGTCTTAAAAAAATGAACCAAACAGTAGAACACAAAGATAACGCTGCGATTCGTGGAATGATTAATAAAGTTTCACACTTAGTAACAGTAGAAGAAAAATAA